The following coding sequences are from one Rutidosis leptorrhynchoides isolate AG116_Rl617_1_P2 chromosome 11, CSIRO_AGI_Rlap_v1, whole genome shotgun sequence window:
- the LOC139874537 gene encoding uncharacterized protein codes for MVRLQSPTSHESETPIIQLKFNYPQFKKVFKKEFKKWYFKHSNTIVVTAETLVASVFGGVVGGSVQFITANILPLTYQGPLLPIILRGPPIVQARNVAVMTGVLTGLSVITKKDNVQNNALQGFCAGFVSALTAGAKGSTALSNGLFFALMFGGLKKVKEDYLQQPQPKHAWSNKTTGLLLSSPPDIDLHNNNNIQMGESIANSPLPLLINSDLQEEVKDSNGEKQQVTRLDHTQETIHE; via the exons ATGGTTCGTTTACAATCTCCAACAAGTCATGAAAGTGAGACACCAATCATACAGTTGAAGTTTAATTACCCACAATTCAAGAAAGTATttaagaaagaattcaagaagtggTATTTTAAACATTCCAACACCATCGTTGTCACTGCTGAAACTCTCGTTGCATCCGTCTTCGGTGGCGTTGTCGGTGGCTCTGTGCAGTTTATTACTGCCAATATACTCCCACTCACTTATCAAGGACCTCTG CTTCCAATTATTTTGAGAGGACCGCCTATAGTACAAGCTCGTAATGTGGCTGTTATGACAGGTGTTCTTACAGGCCTATCGGTCATAACGAAAAAAGATAATGTACAGAATAA TGCGTTGCAGGGTTTTTGTGCTGGATTTGTGAGTGCATTGACGGCTGGTGCGAAGGGTTCAACTGCGCTCTCGAATGGTCTTTTCTTTGCGCTTATGTTCGGCGGACTCAAAAAG GTAAAAGAGGATTACTTGCAACAACCACAACCGAAACATGCGTGGTCTAATAAAACGACAGGCTTATTACTATCTAGTCCTCCTGATATTGATcttcataacaacaacaacattcaaatGGGGGAATCGATCGCAAATAGTCCTCTGCCATTGCTCATTAACAG TGATTTACAAGAGGAGGTGAAAGATTCTAATGGAGAAAAACAGCAGGTTACCCGTCTTGATCACACTCAAGAAACTATACACGAGTGA